The nucleotide window TGGTCGGCCAGACGTGACGCGATGCGCTCGCCCAGGCCGGTCGTGCCGAGCGCCATGCCGATGACGGCGCCGCTGAAGACGAGCCAGAACGCGCTGGACGAGAAGCCGGAGAACGCGACGTTCGCGCCGAACGACGTGCAGGTCGCGAGCAGGAACATGAGGAGGAGGGAGACGAGGAAGTCCGGCAGCCATCCGGTGGCCCAGTAGCTCAGGCAGAGCAGAACGACGATGGCGACAGCGAGCCCGTCGCCGCGCAGGCCGGCGGCGTACAGCGCGATGCCGGCAACGCCCGCCATCGTGGCGAGCAGCGCGTGGCGCCAGAGGTGGCGTCGGGAGAAGGCGTCGCCGGGCGAGGCCGAGGGCGTTGCCGACGCCGGAGAGGTCGAGGAGGTCGAGGAGGCGCTGACCGGAGGCATGGGTGTCACCTGTCATCAAATAATATATAATTTGAAGTAATTATATATTGTTAACGGATGAGGCGAACGATGCGTCAGTCAGCGGGCACGGGAACGGCGGTCGAGCGCGCGTATGAGGCCCTGCGCGAGCAAATCGGACGTGGGGAATTGAAGCCGGGCGAGGCATTGCGCCAGGACCATCTGGCGGCATCACTGGGGGTGAGTCACGTGCCGGTGCGCGAGGCGTTGACGATGCTGGCGGCCGACGGTCTGGCGACGAGCCGTGTCAATCGGGGCACGGTGGTGACGGCATTGACGGAGGCCGATGCGTTGGAGCTGGCGGATTTCCGCGCGGTGCTCGAGGGCCGTTTGATGGCCTTGGCCATGCCGAATCTGTCGCGAGCGGATATCGCTCGGGCATCGGCGGCGCTAGACGCCCTGGAAGCGGCGACGGATCTGGCGGACATCGTGGCGCGAAACGCGGCGTTTCACGCGATGCTCTACGCGAAGGCGGACCGGCCGTACTTCCAGCGCGCGGTGGCGACGGCGCGTCTCAATCTCGGCCGCTATCTGTTTCTCTCGTGGCGCGCCGAGGGCAACGCCGAACGCTCGCATGCCGAACACCGGACGTTGCTGCATCTGTGCGAGATCGGCGACGATGCCGGCGCCGTCGCGCTGGTGGCGCAGCACAACCGCCAGACCGGCGAGCGCATCGCGCAGATCATTCGGGAGGAATGGGCGCGGTGAATACGCGGGATGGCGAACCGATTCATGCCGCTCCGCAGAGCGTCCTGCGAGCGGCATGAGGACAAAGAAAAAGCCCGCGCGAGGCGGGCTTTTCCTGAGGTTGGAACGGGCTCGGACGTTGATCAGACGTTAAACAGGAAATTCATCACGTCGCCGTCGTGCACGACGTATTCCTTGCCTTCGGCGCGCATCTTGCCGGCTTCCTTTGCGCCTTGTTCGCCCTTGTACTGGATGTAGTCGTCGAACGCGATGGTCTGCGCGCGGATGAAACCGCGCTCGAAGTCGGTGTGAATCACGCCGGCGGCCTGGGGCGCCGTGTCGCCGACGTGGATCGTCCAGGCGCGCACTTCCTTCACGCCAGCCGTGAAGTACGTCTGCAGGCCCAGCAGCTTGAAGCCCGCACGGATCACGCGATCCAGACCCGGCTCGTCCATGCCCATGTCCGCCAGGAACTCCGCCTTGTCGGCGTCATCCATGTCCGCGATTTCCGCTTCGATGGCCGCGCACACCGCGACCACCGGTGCGTTCTCGGCCTGCGCATACTGACGCACGGCGTCCAGGTGCGGGTTGTTCTCGAAGCCGTCATCCTTGACGTTGGCGACATACATCGTCGGCTTGGCCGTGATCAGGCAGAACGGCTTGATCAGCGCCAGCTCGTCGTCGGAGAGCTTGAGCGAGCGCACCGGACGCGCCTCGTTGAGCACCGGCACCACCTTCTCGAGCACCGCCACCAGCTTCGCCGCTTCCTTGTCGTTGCCCGACTTCGCCGCCTTCGTATAGCGCTGCAGCGCCTTTTCGACCGTGCCCAGGTCGGCCAGCGCCAGTTCGGTGTTGATGACCTCGATGTCGGAGATCGGATTCACCTTGCCGGCCACGTGAATGACGTTCTCGTCCTCGAAGCAGCGCACCACGTGCGTGATGGCGTCCGTCTCGCGGATGTTCGCGAGGAACTGGTTGCCCAGGCCCTCACCCTTGGACGCACCCGCCACCAGACCGGCGATGTCCACGAACTCCACCGTGGCCGGCAGAATGCGCTCGGGCTTGACGATCTCGGCAAGCTTGCCCAGTCGCGGGTCCGGCACCTCCACCACGCCGACGTTCGGCTCGATGGTGCAGAACGGATAGTTCTCGGCGGCGATGCCCGCCTTGGTCAACGCGTTGAAAAGGGTCGATTTGCCGACGTTGGGCAAGCCGACGATGCCGCATTTGAGGCTCATGCTAAATCCTGTGTGTCCGAAGCGGCGTCGAATGCGCCGGCGGGAGTCCCTGTGATCGCGCCGTCATTGCGTCGCGGAAAGTCCGCTATTGTACCCGTTCTGCCGTCAACGCCACCCGCTTCACCCCCCTCGGCGCCGTCAGCTCAATTGCTTGGCCGAGAACGTGTCGCACTTGTGCATGTCGCCCGACTGCAGGCCCTGACGCAGCCAGTACACGCGCTGCGCGCTCGTGCCGTGCGTGAACGATTCCGGCACCACCCGGCCCTGCGATTGCTGCTGCAACCGGTCGTCGCCAATGGCCGCCGCCGCCTTCAGGCCCTGCTCGATATCGCCTGGCTCCAGCAATTGCTGGTTCGCCCTGGCCGCGTTGTTCGCCCACACGCCCGCCAGACAGTCCGCCTGCAACTCCAGACGCACCGACAACGCATTGGCCTGCGTCTCGCTCATGCGGCGGCGCAATTCGTCGAACTTGTCCGATATCCCCAACAGATTCTGGATGTGGTGGCCGACCTCATGCGCGATGACATACGCCTGCGCGAAGTCGCCGCCCGCCCCGAAGCGCTGACGCAATTCGTCGTAAAACGCCAGATCGATGTAGACCTTGCGGTCGCCCGGACAGTAGAACGGCCCCATCGCCGTCTGGCCGGTCCCGCAGGCGGTCGGCGTCGCCCCGGAGAAAAGCACCAGCTTCGGCGCCACGTACTGACGCTCGACCTGCTGCGGGAATACGGTCGTCCACGTGCGCTCGATGTTGCCAAGGACCTTGCGCGTGAAGACGGTCTTCGGATCGTTGGCCGGCGCCGCGTTCGGGCTCGATTGGGGCTGCGACTGCGTCTGCCCCTGGATCATCTGCGAACCCTGGATGATTACCCTCGGATCGATGCCGAAGAAGTACGACGCGGCCAATGCCACCACGAGGGTGCCGATGCCGATGGTGGTGCGCCCCCCGAAGCCGCCGCCCCGGCGATCTTCGACATTCTGGCTCTCGGATTCGTTGTCGAGGCGCATGGCAGACTCCCTTTCGATATTCACTATGCGCGCCAGTATAGCGCCGCGAAATGACGTGCGACGTTGTGTCCCGGTCGCCACGTGCCGCCCGGGCGTCGCTCGCGCGGCAGGCGTGCGACAATACGCCATCTCGTTTTCTGAACCCAGCCGGCTCGCGCGATCGATGCGCTGGCGCTGCATTCGCCGCATGTCCCAAACGCAAACCTCCAGCCAAACGCACGACGTCGTCGTCGTCGGTGGCGGTCTGGTCGGCAAGGCCGCCGCCTTGCTGCTCTCGCAGGCTCGCCTGTCCGTCGCGCTGCTCGCCCAGCCGGTCGCTCCCGCCACCGCCGGGGGCGACATGTGGGACGCACGCATCTACTCGCTCTCGTCGAGCTCGCAAGCCCTCTTCGAGCGCATGCGGGTCTGGCAAGCCGTCGATCCGGCGCGCGTGAACCCCGTCTACGACATGGAAGTCTTCGGCGACGAGCGCGGCAGCCTGCACTTCTCCGCCTACCAGGCCGCCGTGCCGCAACTGGCCTGGATCGCCGAATCGTCGAATCTCGAACGCGCCCTCGACGCCGCTCTGCGCTTCTCGCCGCAGGTCCAGTGGCTCGACGCCCGCGCCGATGCGCTGGAAGTCGATGCCGCCGCGGCCTCCGTGCGCCTGTCCGATGGCAAGACCTTGCGCGCCGCCCTCGTGGTCGGCGCCGACGGTGCCCATTCGTGGGTGCGCCGCACCGCCGGTCTCGACGGCTCGGTGCACCGCTACGAACAACTCGGCGTGGTGTGCAATTTCCGCGCGGAACGCCCGCATCGCGACACGGCGTTCCAATGGTTCCACGACGGTGAGATCATCGCGCTGCTGCCGCTGCCCGATCAACATGTCTCGCTGGTCTGGTCGGCCGCCGACGAGCACGCCAACCACCTGCTTGCGCTCGATCCCAAAGCGCTCGCGGCGCGCGTCGACACGTTCTCGAGCGGTGAACTCGGGCGTCTTGCGCCGGTCTCAGCGCGCGCCCAGGGTTTTCCGCTCGTGCTCGCGCAGGCCAGGCGCCTGATCGCCGCGCGCGTGGCACTGGTCGGCGATGCGGCGCACGTGGTGCACCCGCTCGCCGGACAGGGGATGAATCTCGGCCTGCGCGACGTGGCGGCGCTTGGCGACGCCGTCGCCGCGCGCGAGTCGTTCCGGGATTGCGGCGACGCGGCAGTGCTGCGCCGCTACGAGCGCGCCCGCAAGGAAGACATCGGCAGCATGGCGCTCACCACCGACGGCCTGCACAAGCTGTTCTCCACGCGCAGCCCGCTCGCGAAGTTCGTTCGCAATGCCGGACTCGACGGCGTGAACATGCTGCCGTTCGTCAAGAAATTCCTGATCGGCCGCGCACTGGGCTGACCCGGCATGACCCTCTGGGCGCGCGCTCGGCATTTGCCGTTCGCGCTTCCCGCTAGCCATACTTCTGGAGATTTTCGATGTTGCAACGTACTCGCGCCGCGGCGCTCGCGTTCGGTCTGACGGCACTTTGCGCCGCGACACTCACGACGTCCGCCTTCGCGCAGAACAAGGCCGACGCATCGCTCGATCGCGTGAAGGCCGCGGTGCAGAAGACGCTCGGCGCCGACGCGCCGATCAAGTCGGTGGCGCGCACGCCGATCCCCGGACTCTACGAAGTGTCGATCGGCGGCGAGATTCTCTACGCCGACGAGAAGGCCCAATACGTGATCCTCGGCGGCAACCTCGTCGAAACGAAAACGCGCCAGAACCTGACCGAAGCGCGTCAGTCGGAACTCAACAAGGTCGATTTCGCCAAGCTGCCGTTCGATCGCGCATTCAAGTACGTGAAGGGCAACGGCAGCCGCAAGATCGCGGTGTTCTCCGACCCGAACTGCCCGTATTGCAAGCGCTTCGAAGAGACGCTCAAGTCGTCGAAGATCGACAACGTCACCGTCTATACCTTCCTCTACCCGGTGCTCGGCCCGGACTCGGACGCCAAGTCGAAGGCGATCTGGTGCGCGGCGGATCCGGTCAAGGCGTGGCACGACTGGATGCTCGACAAGAAGGCACCGCCCACGGCCACGGCCAAGTGCGACGACGCACCCGTGAGGCAAAACGTGGCACTCGGCCACCAGTACAACGTGACGGGCACCCCCACGATCATCCTGGCCGACGGCCGCCGCCTGCCGGGCGCCGTGCCCGCCGAAGAACTCGAAAAGGCGCTCGCCACGGTCAAGTAACCAGGCCACCGGCCACCGCACGCCCGACCTCCCGACAACAAGAAGCCGCCACGTCATGACCGCCACACCCGTCTTGCCCGCCGTTCGGTATGCGATCGTTCCGAAGTCGCCCGCCGCCCACCTGTTCGAAGTGAGCGTCACGGTCTCGAACCCTGCCCCCGAAGGACAGCGTTTCACGCTGCCCGCATGGATTCCCGGCAGCTACATGGTGCGCGAGTTCGCCCGCAACATCGTGACGATCGGCGCGACCTGCCGGGGCCGCAAGGTCGCGCTCGACAAGCTCGACAAGCACACCTGGCAGGCCGCGCCCTGCAAGGGCACGCTGATCGTGACGTATGAAGTGTACGCCTGGGACCTGTCGGTGCGTGCCGCGCATCTCGACGACACCCACGGCTTCTTCAACGGCACGAGCGTGTTCCTGCGCGTGGAAGGGCAGGAACACGCGCCGTGCGAAGTCGACGTGCTGCGCCCGCGCGGCGCGGCATTCAAGTCGTGGCGCGTGGCCACCGCGCTCGCCCCCGCCGAGGGCACGGCAGCGCTCGACTTCGGCCGTTATCTCGCCGTCGACTACGACGAGTTGATCGATTCCCCGGTCGAGATGGGCACCTTCGTGCACGGCACCTTCAAGGCGTGCGGCGTGACGCACGAAGTGGCGATCACCGGACCAGTGCCGAATCTCGATCTCGAGCGCCTGCTGCGCGACATGAAGAAGATCTGCGAGTCGCAGATCCGACTGTTCGAGCCGGGCGCCAGTTCGCGCTCGCGTGTGCCGATGTCGCGCTACGTCTTTCTGCTCATGACAGTGGGCGACGGCTACGGCGGTCTGGAGCACCGGGCATCGACCGCGCTGCTCGCCAGCCGCAACGACCTGCCGGTGCAGGGCCAGGCGCGCATGAGCGACGCGTACCGCGGCTTCCTCGGCCTGGTGAGCCACGAGTATTTCCACACGTGGAACGTCAAGCGAATCAAGCCGGCGGCATTCGCGCCATATACGCTCGATCAGGAGAATTACACGCGCTTGCTATGGCTGTTCGAAGGCTTCACGTCGTACTACGACGACCTGATGCTCGTGCGCAGCGGTGTGATCGCCCCCCCGGCCTATTACGAGCTCGTTTCCAAGACGGTCGCGAGCGTGCTGCGCGGCAGCGGCCGCCTGAAGCAGACGGTGGCCGAGAGTTCGTTCGACGCCTGGACGAAGTATTACCGTCAGGACGAAAACGCGCCGAACGCCATCGTGAGCTACTACACCAAGGGCTCGCTCGTGGCGCTGGCGCTGGATCTGACCATCCGCTCGCAAACGCGCGGCCAGAAATCGCTCGACGACATCATGCGCGCACTATGGCAGCGATACGGGCGTGATTTCTATCGCGGCGCACCGGTGGGCATTGACGAGGCTGCCGTGCAGCCGCTGTTCGAGGAAGTCTCCGGCCTCGACCTGTCGGACTTCTTCGCCACGGCGATTCACGGCACCCGCGATCTGCCGCTGGCCGCGCTGCTCGAGCGCATGGGCCTCACGCTCGAACCGGTGACACCCGAGAATGGCCGTCCCTCGCTCGGTGCGAAGACGACCCGGCGCGGCGACGATCTCACGCTCTCGCAGGTGCTCGATGGCGGCGCCGCGCAGGCAGCGGGACTGTCGGCCGGCGACGTGCTCGTGGCAATCGATGGCCTGCGCGTGACGACAGGCAATCTGGACAAGCTGCTCGAGCGCTACCGCGCCGGCGACCGGGTCACCGTCCATGCGTTTCGCCGCGATGAATTGCGCGAAACCCCCCTCACGCTCGACGCCCCCGAGATCACGCAGTACCGCATCACCGAGACGCGGGATCGCGCCGCAGCGCAGCGTCGCGAGAAGTGGTTGTCGGCCTGAGCACCCGAGCGCCGTCGCGCGCCGAGGGCGGCCGGGGAGCCTGATGGCCGTCGATCGGACTTCGCCTGTCCGGTTCCGGTGCTCCGGCGCAAGCAGGCTCAGGCGGTGAGCGGACCCGGCACCGCCGGGTCGCGATTCTCTTCCGGGCAGGTGCGCGCCACGGCCAGCATGTGCTCGATGAAGGCCTGTGTCTTGCGCGGCAGGAAGCGCCGCGACGGCGTGACCAGATTCACCGGGCTTTCCGGCAGCGACCATTCCGGCAGGACTTTCACCAGACGCCCGCCGCGCAGCGCGTCTTCGGCCAGTATGTCGGTCAGCGCGGCAATGCCGCTGCCCGCAAGCGCCATCTCCTTGACCATTCCCATGCTGTTGACCTGAATCGCGCCCTGCATCGTGATATCCACGCGCTGGCGACCCTTTTGCAAGGTGTCGGAGGTGAACAGGCGCCGCGAGCCCTGCAGGATCACGAACCGATGGCCCGCCAGTTCGTCCGGCGTGGCGGGCAACCCGGTGGCGCTCAGATACAGCGGGCTCGCGTAGAGGCTGCGGGTGAGCATGAGCAGCGGGCGCGCTACGAGCGTCGAGTCGGAGAGCTGCCCGGCACGAATCGCCACGTCGACACGCTCGGCAATCAGATCGACCTGTCGCGAACTCAGGTCGATGTCGACCGTGATTTCGGGATAGGCCGCGCAGAAGGTGGCGAGCGGCACCGCAAGCCACTGCGCCGCGAAGTCGGCCGGGGCGGTGATGCGCAGCCGCCCGCGCGGCTTGCTCGACAACTGCGACGCGAAGTCGCGCGTCTCTTCCACTTCCTCCAGTATCGGCAGGCAGCGCTCGTAATACGCTTCGCCGACTTCCGTCAGTTCGAGCCGTCGCGTCGTCTTGTGCAGGAGCTTCGTGCCGAGGCGGGCCTCGAGCCTCGAGAGGCGGCGGCTCACGGTGGCCTTCGGCAGATCGAGCCGTTCGCCCGCCCGCGTGATGCTGCCGGAGCGCACGACCTCCGCGAAGATCAGCATGTCATTCAGATCGTCAATCATCGCGCGCGCTCCTCGGTGACGCGGTCGTCCCGTCGCCGCATGCGGCATGACAGGGGCGTGAACAAGTTAAGAACGGGACAACGCAGCCCGAATCCGAGCTTTGGGATCATTGTTCCAAAAAGGGAACAAACAATTCGATTTTACCGGCTTGTTTCATTTTTGGGGGTAACTAGAATTCATCCCAAGCCGACGTGCAATTCACGGCAACCCCGAAGCGGGGCGCCTGCGCGGACGGATCCTCTTACACCCCAGGCTCAGGAGCCAGTGAAATGACCACCATTCTCCAGATCAATTCCGCCGCCCGCTCGCAAGGCGCGAACTCGACCACCCTCGCCAACGAAACGGTGGCGCAACTGGTTGCCAAGCACCCCGGCGCCAACGTTGTCGTGCGCGACCTGCTCTCCGATGGCGTGCCGCACCTCGACGAAGCCGTGATCGGTGCGTTCTTTACGCCCGAAGAGCAGCGCTCGGCCGAGCAGAAGGCCATCATCGCCCGCAGCGACGAACTGATTGCGGAAATCCAGGCCGCCGACTATGTCGTGTTCGGTGTGCCGCTGTACAACTTCCAGGTGCCGACGCAGCTCAAGTCGTACTTCGACTGGATCGCCCGTGCCCGCGTGACGTTCCGTTACCGTGAAGACGGCAGCGTGGAAGGCCTGATCCAGGGCAAGAAGGTGATCGTGGCGTTCGCGCGCGGCGGCAACTATAAGGACACGCCGGCCGACAGCCAGACGCCGTATCTCAAGACGATTCTCGGCTTCCTCGGCATGACGGACGTGACGTTCATCTTCGCCGAAGGCCTGGCACGTGGTCCGGAATCGGCCGCTGCCGCCTTCAAGGGCGCCCGCGAAGCCATCGCCGCGCTGTAATCGCGCAGCGCTCAAGGCTTCGGCTACCGCTTCACCCGCACGCGCAGGTCCCCACATGGCCCATCCGACGCCCCTGCATCCGCGTCAGACCCGGCGCCCGGCTGCCCACGCCGGCGCGAGTGCCATGCCGCGCGTGCTTCCCGTCTCCCGTCCCGGCCGTTGTGCAGCGGCTGCGGGGGCGGGCGTTTTCGATCAGATCGACGAGACCGATCCGTTGCTGTCGATCGACATCTTTCGCCGCCACGGCGCATGCATTCCGCCGCATCCGCATGCCGGATGCGTGGTGGCGACTTATCTTTTTCCCGATACTGAAACCTCGCTGCGATGCCGACACGCGCATGGCGGCGATGACACGCTGCGTCCCGGCGACATGCTGTGGCTCGAAGCGAACTGCGGCACGGTGCACGAGGAATCGCCCGTCGACATGCGCGCCGCGGTACGGGGCGTGCGAATGATCGTCAACCGTGCAGGACGTCACGCCCAGGGCGCGCCCGCGCAAACGGTGGTGCGCAGGGAGGTCATGCCGCACTGGCGCGAAGGCGACGTCGACCTGACGTTGATCTGTGGCCAGTGGGGTGAGCGCAGCGTGGCGCGAACCGAGGGCGAGCGCACGACGCTGCTCCAATTCGACTGGCGCGTCGACGCGCTGCGCACGCTGGAGATTCCGTGCGACGAACGTCGCTGGGTGGCGTTGATCGTACAGGGCGAGGCCGCGCTGGCCGGTCATGCACTGCGTGCGCAAGGCGCGGGCGCGCAGGCCGTGCGGCTGCCGCCCGGCGTGTGGCAATTGGCTGGCCGAGGTGGCGCACGCCTGGTGCTTGTCGGCGGCGAGCCGCTCGGCGAACCCGTGGTTTATCGCGGTAACTTCGCCGCGCGCGACGAAAGCGATCTGGTCGAGCTGACCCGCCGCTATCAGCAGGGCGCGATGGGCGTCCTGGCGCCACTTGCCGAAACGCTCGCATAAGCAAAGCTCCCCGGCATCGCGGCCGGTTCACCCCGCCAATCGAATCACATCGCCTCGCTTCGAATCGCTCGATTTCGAGTCTCGATGCCAGGCGTCGGTGCGTCCGGCACGACCGACATCGCGGCGACAGGTGCCGGGCACCTGCCGGCACGATGGCAGGCAGGGGGCAGGCACCGTCAGGCAGGCAGGCGCCAGTCGATGGGCGTCTTGCCGTGTTGTTCGAGGAAGGCGTTGGCGGCGCTGAAATGGCCGCAGCCGAGAAAGCCCCGGTGCGCCGAAAGCGGGGACGGGTGCGGTGCTTCCAGCAGCAGGTGGTCGTGTCCGGCGAGCAGCGGCGCCTTGGCCTGCGCGTGACTGCCCCAGAGCATGAAGACGAGCGGCTCCGGTTGCGTGGCGAGTCCGCTCAGCAGTGTGTCGGTGCACGCCTGCCAGCCGCCGGTCTTGAACGGCTTCGCGTGGCTGGCCGCATGGCCCGCTTCCACCGTGAGGGTCGTGTTGAGCAGCAGCACGCCTTGTTTCGCCCACGCGTCGAGATTGCCGTGCG belongs to Pandoraea pnomenusa and includes:
- a CDS encoding GntR family transcriptional regulator; the protein is MRQSAGTGTAVERAYEALREQIGRGELKPGEALRQDHLAASLGVSHVPVREALTMLAADGLATSRVNRGTVVTALTEADALELADFRAVLEGRLMALAMPNLSRADIARASAALDALEAATDLADIVARNAAFHAMLYAKADRPYFQRAVATARLNLGRYLFLSWRAEGNAERSHAEHRTLLHLCEIGDDAGAVALVAQHNRQTGERIAQIIREEWAR
- the ychF gene encoding redox-regulated ATPase YchF gives rise to the protein MSLKCGIVGLPNVGKSTLFNALTKAGIAAENYPFCTIEPNVGVVEVPDPRLGKLAEIVKPERILPATVEFVDIAGLVAGASKGEGLGNQFLANIRETDAITHVVRCFEDENVIHVAGKVNPISDIEVINTELALADLGTVEKALQRYTKAAKSGNDKEAAKLVAVLEKVVPVLNEARPVRSLKLSDDELALIKPFCLITAKPTMYVANVKDDGFENNPHLDAVRQYAQAENAPVVAVCAAIEAEIADMDDADKAEFLADMGMDEPGLDRVIRAGFKLLGLQTYFTAGVKEVRAWTIHVGDTAPQAAGVIHTDFERGFIRAQTIAFDDYIQYKGEQGAKEAGKMRAEGKEYVVHDGDVMNFLFNV
- the ypfJ gene encoding KPN_02809 family neutral zinc metallopeptidase: MRLDNESESQNVEDRRGGGFGGRTTIGIGTLVVALAASYFFGIDPRVIIQGSQMIQGQTQSQPQSSPNAAPANDPKTVFTRKVLGNIERTWTTVFPQQVERQYVAPKLVLFSGATPTACGTGQTAMGPFYCPGDRKVYIDLAFYDELRQRFGAGGDFAQAYVIAHEVGHHIQNLLGISDKFDELRRRMSETQANALSVRLELQADCLAGVWANNAARANQQLLEPGDIEQGLKAAAAIGDDRLQQQSQGRVVPESFTHGTSAQRVYWLRQGLQSGDMHKCDTFSAKQLS
- a CDS encoding UbiH/UbiF family hydroxylase, which translates into the protein MSQTQTSSQTHDVVVVGGGLVGKAAALLLSQARLSVALLAQPVAPATAGGDMWDARIYSLSSSSQALFERMRVWQAVDPARVNPVYDMEVFGDERGSLHFSAYQAAVPQLAWIAESSNLERALDAALRFSPQVQWLDARADALEVDAAAASVRLSDGKTLRAALVVGADGAHSWVRRTAGLDGSVHRYEQLGVVCNFRAERPHRDTAFQWFHDGEIIALLPLPDQHVSLVWSAADEHANHLLALDPKALAARVDTFSSGELGRLAPVSARAQGFPLVLAQARRLIAARVALVGDAAHVVHPLAGQGMNLGLRDVAALGDAVAARESFRDCGDAAVLRRYERARKEDIGSMALTTDGLHKLFSTRSPLAKFVRNAGLDGVNMLPFVKKFLIGRALG
- a CDS encoding DsbC family protein, encoding MLQRTRAAALAFGLTALCAATLTTSAFAQNKADASLDRVKAAVQKTLGADAPIKSVARTPIPGLYEVSIGGEILYADEKAQYVILGGNLVETKTRQNLTEARQSELNKVDFAKLPFDRAFKYVKGNGSRKIAVFSDPNCPYCKRFEETLKSSKIDNVTVYTFLYPVLGPDSDAKSKAIWCAADPVKAWHDWMLDKKAPPTATAKCDDAPVRQNVALGHQYNVTGTPTIILADGRRLPGAVPAEELEKALATVK
- a CDS encoding M61 family metallopeptidase, whose translation is MPAVRYAIVPKSPAAHLFEVSVTVSNPAPEGQRFTLPAWIPGSYMVREFARNIVTIGATCRGRKVALDKLDKHTWQAAPCKGTLIVTYEVYAWDLSVRAAHLDDTHGFFNGTSVFLRVEGQEHAPCEVDVLRPRGAAFKSWRVATALAPAEGTAALDFGRYLAVDYDELIDSPVEMGTFVHGTFKACGVTHEVAITGPVPNLDLERLLRDMKKICESQIRLFEPGASSRSRVPMSRYVFLLMTVGDGYGGLEHRASTALLASRNDLPVQGQARMSDAYRGFLGLVSHEYFHTWNVKRIKPAAFAPYTLDQENYTRLLWLFEGFTSYYDDLMLVRSGVIAPPAYYELVSKTVASVLRGSGRLKQTVAESSFDAWTKYYRQDENAPNAIVSYYTKGSLVALALDLTIRSQTRGQKSLDDIMRALWQRYGRDFYRGAPVGIDEAAVQPLFEEVSGLDLSDFFATAIHGTRDLPLAALLERMGLTLEPVTPENGRPSLGAKTTRRGDDLTLSQVLDGGAAQAAGLSAGDVLVAIDGLRVTTGNLDKLLERYRAGDRVTVHAFRRDELRETPLTLDAPEITQYRITETRDRAAAQRREKWLSA
- a CDS encoding LysR family transcriptional regulator; translation: MIDDLNDMLIFAEVVRSGSITRAGERLDLPKATVSRRLSRLEARLGTKLLHKTTRRLELTEVGEAYYERCLPILEEVEETRDFASQLSSKPRGRLRITAPADFAAQWLAVPLATFCAAYPEITVDIDLSSRQVDLIAERVDVAIRAGQLSDSTLVARPLLMLTRSLYASPLYLSATGLPATPDELAGHRFVILQGSRRLFTSDTLQKGRQRVDITMQGAIQVNSMGMVKEMALAGSGIAALTDILAEDALRGGRLVKVLPEWSLPESPVNLVTPSRRFLPRKTQAFIEHMLAVARTCPEENRDPAVPGPLTA
- a CDS encoding FMN-dependent NADH-azoreductase, giving the protein MTTILQINSAARSQGANSTTLANETVAQLVAKHPGANVVVRDLLSDGVPHLDEAVIGAFFTPEEQRSAEQKAIIARSDELIAEIQAADYVVFGVPLYNFQVPTQLKSYFDWIARARVTFRYREDGSVEGLIQGKKVIVAFARGGNYKDTPADSQTPYLKTILGFLGMTDVTFIFAEGLARGPESAAAAFKGAREAIAAL
- a CDS encoding pirin-like C-terminal cupin domain-containing protein; amino-acid sequence: MAHPTPLHPRQTRRPAAHAGASAMPRVLPVSRPGRCAAAAGAGVFDQIDETDPLLSIDIFRRHGACIPPHPHAGCVVATYLFPDTETSLRCRHAHGGDDTLRPGDMLWLEANCGTVHEESPVDMRAAVRGVRMIVNRAGRHAQGAPAQTVVRREVMPHWREGDVDLTLICGQWGERSVARTEGERTTLLQFDWRVDALRTLEIPCDERRWVALIVQGEAALAGHALRAQGAGAQAVRLPPGVWQLAGRGGARLVLVGGEPLGEPVVYRGNFAARDESDLVELTRRYQQGAMGVLAPLAETLA